A genomic window from Nerophis ophidion isolate RoL-2023_Sa linkage group LG22, RoL_Noph_v1.0, whole genome shotgun sequence includes:
- the LOC133540363 gene encoding aerolysin-like protein: MATTLDTIGGNGGSSFSLTGRDNGATLKKIGVAVAGWQIKAVRAELTDGRVKTFGESHTFSEFTFKLGERITKLSLWGNGFGSRLGGIRFWTSSGREFFAHQTEYPLKTEYSINVGSGVCLGVQGKAGSDIDHMGFLFINAIKSSVLTDMTYPSLAMYTPQVKKEYIKSVSYHNDTSAVQEQKCSYSRSVTKSNTWSTTTKIESTVSMTVSAGIPDLVEVSSGFSLTVGAEQSSAMTHEETVTESDEINVKVPPGKTVSVELSVGRAVIDLEYRAKVKITCLNGSQLVFNSTGNYTSVAYTAVNVKTTESDKVMNVE, encoded by the exons ATGGCGACTACACTTGATACTATTGGTGGAAATGGAGGCAGTTCCTTTTCTTTGACCGGTCGTGACAACGGTGCCACTCTCAAGAAGATTGGAGTGGCAGTGGCTGGCTGGCAGATCAAAGCCGTGCGGGCTGAACTGACCGACGGGCGTGTGAAGACTTTTGGAGAATCCCACACTTTCAGTGAGTTCACATTCAAACTTGGCGAGCGCATCACCAAGCTGTCCCTGTGGGGGAACGGTTTCGGGTCTCGTCTGGGTGGCATCAGGTTCTGGACGAGTTCTGGACGCGAGTTCTTTGCGCATCAGACCGAGTACCCCCTGAAGACCGAGTACTCTATCAACGTGGGGTCAGGAGTCTGCCTGGGGGTGCAGGGGAAGGCTGGCTCAGACATCGACCACATGGGGTTCCTCTTCATCAATGCCATCAAGTCGTCTGTGCTAACCGACATGACCTATCCCAGCCTGGCCATGTACACTCCTCAG GTCAAGAAGGAATACATCAAATCGGTGTCTTACCACAACGACACTAGtgcggttcaggagcagaaatgCTCGTACAGCAGATCTGTGACCAAGTCTAACACCTGGAGCACCACCACGAAGATTGAGTCCACCGTCAGCATGACCGTTTCAGCAGGGATCCCAGATCTGGTGGAGGTGTCTAGTGGGTTTAGCCTGACCGTGGGAGCTGAGCAGTCCTCTGCAATGACCCATGAGGAAACTGTAACAGAATCAGATGAGATCAACGTGAAGGTCCCGCCAGGAAAGACCGTGAGCGTGGAGTTGTCAGTGGGACGAGCAGTCATCGACCTGGAGTACAGGGCCAAAgtgaaaatcacatgcctgaacgGCAGCCAGCTGGTCTTCAATTCCACTGGCAACTACACTAGTGTGGCTTACACTGCAGTGAATGTAAAAACCACCGAGTCTGATAAAGTTATGAATGTTGAATAA
- the LOC133540366 gene encoding aerolysin-like protein → MATTLHLIGGNGGTRFEFDGIENGATLKKIGVAVAGWQIKAVRAELTDGRVKTFGNAETFSEFTFNLGERITKLSLWGNGAGTRLGGIRFWTTAGREFFAHMTDWPLKTEYSIDVGSGVCLGLVGNYGSDIDCLGFLFISAIKSSVLTDMTYPSLALYTPKVNKEYIKSVSYHNDTSAVQEQKCSYSRSVTKSNTWSTTTKIESTVSMTVSAGIPDLVEVSGGFSMTVGAEQSSAMTHEETITESDEINVKVPAGKTVSVELSVGRAVIDLEYRAKVKITCLNGSQLVFNSTGNYNGVAYTAVHVKTTESDKVMSAK, encoded by the exons ATGGCAACTACACTTCATCTCATTGGTGGAAATGGAGGCACTCGATTTGAGTTTGATGGCATAGAAAATGGTGCCACCCTCAAGAAGATTGGAGTGGCAGTGGCTGGCTGGCAGATCAAAGCCGTGCGGGCTGAACTGACCGACGGGCGTGTGAAGACCTTTGGGAACGCAGAAACTTTCAGTGAGTTCACGTTCAATCTAGGCGAGCGCATCACCAAGCTGTCCCTGTGGGGGAACGGCGCCGGGACTCGTCTGGGTGGCATCAGGTTCTGGACGACTGCTGGCCGCGAGTTCTTTGCACACATGACCGACTGGCCCCTGAAGACCGAATACTCTATCGACGTGGGGTCTGGAGTCTGCCTGGGGCTGGTGGGTAACTATGGCTCAGACATCGACTGCTTGGGGTTCCTCTTCATCAGCGCCATCAAGTCGTCTGTGCTAACCGACATGACCTATCCCAGCCTGGCCTTGTACACACCCAAG GTCAACAAGGAATACATCAAATCGGTGTCTTACCACAACGACACTAGtgcggttcaggagcagaaatgTTCGTACAGCAGATCTGTGACCAAGTCTAACACCTGGAGCACCACCACGAAGATTGAGTCCACCGTCAGCATGACCGTTTCAGCAGGGATCCCAGATCTGGTGGAGGTGTCTGGTGGGTTTAGCATGACCGTGGGAGCTGAGCAGTCCTCCGCAATGACCCACGAGGAGACCATAACAGAATCAGATGAGATCAACGTGAAGGTCCCGGCAGGAAAGACCGTGAGCGTGGAGTTGTCAGTGGGACGAGCAGTCATCGACCTGGAGTACAGGGCCAAAgtgaaaatcacatgcctgaacgGCAGCCAGCTGGTCTTCAATTCCACTGGCAACTACAATGGTGTGGCTTACACTGCGGTGCATGTAAAAACCACCGAGTCTGATAAAGTTATGAGTGCCAAGTAA
- the LOC133540364 gene encoding aerolysin-like protein → MATTLHLIGGNRGTRFEFDGIENGATLKKIGVAVAGWQIKAVRAELTDGRVETFGNAETFSEFTFNLGERITKLSLWGNGAGTRLGGIRFWTTAGREFFAHMTDWPLKTEYSIDVGSGVCLGLVGNCGSDIDCLGFLFINAIKSSVLTDMTYPSLALYTPKVNKEYIKSVSYHNDTSAVQEQKCSYSRSVTKSNTWSTTTKIESTVSMTVSAGIPDLVEVSSGFSLTVGAEQSSAMTHEETITESDEINVKVPAGKTVSVELSVGRAVIDLEYRAKVKITCLNGSQLVFDSTGNYNGVAYTAVHVKTTESDKVMSAK, encoded by the exons ATGGCAACTACACTTCATCTCATTGGTGGAAATAGAGGCACTCGATTTGAGTTTGATGGCATAGAAAATGGTGCCACCCTCAAGAAGATTGGAGTGGCAGTGGCTGGCTGGCAGATCAAAGCCGTGCGGGCTGAACTGACCGACGGGCGCGTGGAGACCTTTGGGAACGCAGAAACTTTCAGTGAGTTCACGTTCAATCTAGGCGAGCGCATCACCAAGCTGTCCCTGTGGGGGAACGGCGCCGGGACTCGTCTGGGTGGCATCAGGTTCTGGACGACTGCTGGCCGCGAGTTCTTTGCACACATGACCGACTGGCCCCTGAAGACCGAATACTCTATCGACGTGGGGTCTGGAGTCTGCCTGGGGCTGGTGGGTAACTGTGGCTCAGACATCGACTGCTTGGGGTTCCTATTCATCAATGCCATCAAGTCGTCTGTGCTAACCGACATGACCTATCCCAGCCTGGCCTTGTACACACCCAAG GTCAACAAGGAATACATCAAATCGGTGTCTTACCACAACGACACTAGtgcggttcaggagcagaaatgTTCGTACAGCAGATCTGTGACCAAGTCTAACACCTGGAGCACCACCACGAAGATTGAGTCCACCGTCAGCATGACCGTTTCAGCTGGGATCCCAGATCTGGTGGAGGTGTCTAGTGGGTTCAGCCTGACCGTGGGAGCTGAGCAGTCCTCCGCAATGACCCACGAGGAGACCATAACAGAATCTGATGAGATCAACGTGAAGGTCCCGGCAGGAAAGACCGTGAGCGTGGAGTTGTCAGTGGGACGAGCAGTCATCGACCTGGAGTACAGGGCCAAAgtgaaaatcacatgcctgaacgGCAGCCAGCTGGTCTTCGATTCCACTGGCAACTACAATGGTGTGGCTTACACTGCGGTGCATGTAAAAACCACCGAGTCTGATAAAGTTATGAGTGCCAAGTAA